The Thermoanaerobaculia bacterium sequence GCAAGACCTCCGAGCCCTTTGTAGAGCGAGACGTAGACGGTGTCGAACAGGGCGGCGATAGCGGCGGGGGAACGCTCGTAGTGCGGCGTGCACTCCCAGAGCCGGGCGCCGTCGAGATGGAGGGCCGCGCCCTGCGCGCGCACGAAGGCGACCTGCTCTTCGAGGTCGCTCCACGGCGGCAGGCGGCCGCCGATCTCGCGCTGCGGCAGCTCGAGGAGGAGGGCGGCGAGCGGCTCGCCGACGCCGCGCAGATCCTCGATCGTGATGAGCCCGCGCGGGTCGCCGATCTTCAGGCCGACGAGACCGTGGAGTCGCTGATACGCCTTGTCTTCGTGGAGCTCGAGGTGCGCCGTCGGATGGAAGGCGACGGTGCGAACGCCGCGGCGGTCGGCGTGGATGCGCAGCGCGATCTGTTGCGCCATCGTGCCCGACGGCATGAAGAGCGCCGCGGGCTTGCCGAGGACGGTCCGCATCTTCTCCTCGAGCGCCGCGACCGCGCCGCCGGCGCCGTACCGGTCGACCCCGGCGTCCGCCGGAATCGCGGCGAGAAGCTCGGCGGCGCTGCGGTTGCCGTGTCCGTCGAGCGCCCGCGCGCGGGTCCAGCGAAAGGAGTCGAGATTCTCCGGTTGGGGCTCGCGCAGGGTCCCGCCGATGTCCATGCCTCGCATCCCCTTCGCCTGCATGGAGCGGAAAAACACAGCGTAACGCACTTCGTTTCGAGCCTGCCGGCACGAGCGCCTGGGCGTGCGTTGCCCGGAATGAGTGGTGGCGCGGGTACTTACTACCCGGTTCGCGACGGCATTCGAGTCGATCTTCGTAGTAAGCCCGCTTCCCTGCGGGGTGATCGTGCCCTACGCTGAAAAGGCTTCGACGGCAGGGCAGCGGGTGCAAACGCTCTCCTCAGGATCGTCGTCTCTCGCCCGGTGCTCGGAAATGCCCGTCTCACCGAGGCGCCCGTCCGGTTCCAGAAGGCACTCTTCGAATCGCGGGAGCGACCTGCTCCGCGGCGCGAGCTCTGGATCCGATCTCGATCAGGGGGCAGAGCTGCTGGGACAAGGAGAAGGAAAATGAGACTCGGAAGCAGAAGGAACGGGATCTACAACCGGACCCTGCCCGACTTCACCGAGCTCTATGGCGGCGATCTCACCGGGCAGACGCTGGCGCCGGGGCTCTACAAGTGGGCGCCTGATCGTGCCCGCCTCGTCTAGCGCTCCTCGCAGACGTGCTCGTGCTGCGCATCGCGCGCCACGGGCGTGCGCTTGCCCTCCGAGGCGAGGCTGTCGTAATAGGCCTTGGCGCTCGCTTCGACTTGTGCTCCGGCCTCGGCGCGTCCGTCCAAGAGGACCTCGAGGAGCTTGCGCCGGAACTGGGTGCGCAACGTCCAGCCCGGATCGCCGCTGGTAAGCACCACGGCGCCGACCTTCTGCTCTGGAAGCCAGATCATGTCGCTGTGGTGCCCGATCCTGTCGCCGCCGTGGTGCACCACCGGCACGTCGTAGGTCGTCTCGACCATGAGGCCCATGCCGTAGATCGCATCGTTGCCCAGCGGCACCTGTTTCTCGCGCCGCGCGAGCAGCGGATCGCGCGCGATGTAGCGTTGCCCGCCCGGCAGCATTCCCTCGTCGACTTCCATCTGCACCTGGCGCAGCATGTCGCGCACGTTGGCCCACGCCGCGCCGGCCGGGCGGACCGGGATCACCGCGTAGTGGAGCTCCATCACTGCCGGCGCGGTCTTGCCGTCGATGTCCGGCGCGTGCGGTCGGGCCTGATTTCCGGCCTGGGCGCGCGCGTAGTCGAAGGTCGTCGACGTCATGCCGAGCGGATCGAACGGCTCGGCCTGCTTGGCCTTGTCGTAGGCGGCGCCCAGCTCGAGCTCGGGGTAGAGCAGGTGGCCCGCGGCGAAGCCGGCGGCGTCAACCCGGGCGCGGGTGCGACAGGCACGAAGCGCCTGCCCACGTGATACCGCCGCGAGGGACTCGGGCAGGAGCGTCGGTCAGGGGAATGGCGCCCGGTTTCGACCTCGGACTCGTCGGTCGCGTTCGGAGATGGACTTCAAGGTTGCCGGGCGGCGGCCGCAGCTCCTG is a genomic window containing:
- a CDS encoding threonine aldolase, with product MDIGGTLREPQPENLDSFRWTRARALDGHGNRSAAELLAAIPADAGVDRYGAGGAVAALEEKMRTVLGKPAALFMPSGTMAQQIALRIHADRRGVRTVAFHPTAHLELHEDKAYQRLHGLVGLKIGDPRGLITIEDLRGVGEPLAALLLELPQREIGGRLPPWSDLEEQVAFVRAQGAALHLDGARLWECTPHYERSPAAIAALFDTVYVSLYKGLGGLAGCCLAGEEEVIAEARAWRRRHGGTLFGLWPGAASGLAALRQRLPLMPRYCEHARAIAEALRRVPNLEVVPDPPPTPMMHLHLRVEAGAFLAAARRLAEERSLFTWARSSAGATPSIRVVELTVGDATLSFAPEEVAEILERLLSPATNAPR
- a CDS encoding serine hydrolase, which encodes MPESLAAVSRGQALRACRTRARVDAAGFAAGHLLYPELELGAAYDKAKQAEPFDPLGMTSTTFDYARAQAGNQARPHAPDIDGKTAPAVMELHYAVIPVRPAGAAWANVRDMLRQVQMEVDEGMLPGGQRYIARDPLLARREKQVPLGNDAIYGMGLMVETTYDVPVVHHGGDRIGHHSDMIWLPEQKVGAVVLTSGDPGWTLRTQFRRKLLEVLLDGRAEAGAQVEASAKAYYDSLASEGKRTPVARDAQHEHVCEER